The following are encoded together in the Desulfonatronum sp. SC1 genome:
- a CDS encoding co-chaperone YbbN has product MRFSSQPERFQPRMKAVGSGAWAFRYGLAVLLVGITISVAAWAVEPPEIPVPGMVTVASFGAVNCVPCRMMVPIREELQREYEGRVAIVFIDLHRHYELIDQYAIRVIPTLIFYDQNGNEAKRHIGFMDKKSIEAEMAKLGVE; this is encoded by the coding sequence ATGCGCTTTTCATCTCAGCCTGAGCGCTTTCAACCACGGATGAAAGCCGTCGGTTCCGGAGCCTGGGCCTTCCGGTACGGTCTTGCGGTGTTGCTGGTCGGCATTACCATTTCCGTTGCGGCCTGGGCCGTGGAGCCACCTGAAATCCCTGTGCCCGGCATGGTCACCGTGGCCAGTTTCGGAGCCGTCAACTGCGTCCCCTGTCGGATGATGGTTCCCATTCGGGAGGAGCTCCAGCGGGAGTACGAGGGCCGGGTGGCGATCGTGTTCATCGACCTGCATCGCCACTATGAACTGATCGACCAATACGCCATCCGGGTCATCCCCACGCTGATCTTTTACGATCAAAACGGCAACGAGGCGAAGCGCCATATCGGGTTCATGGACAAAAAGTCCATTGAGGCTGAAATGGCCAAGCTCGGTGTTGAATAG
- a CDS encoding NAD(P)/FAD-dependent oxidoreductase gives MRKIVILGAGTAGTMMANRLCENLRTEIDQNKISVTIVDEDRVHLYQPGLLFLPFSMYRSKEDVLKPRDVFLPSEAKFIVSKIEKVDPDAKKVVMKKGTIDYDLLIIASGSRCDPTENEGLLGPNWQKSIFDFYTLDGALKLQQAMRSFKGGRIVLNVAEMPVKCPVAPPEFVMLADWFFHERGIRDKVEITFATPLSGPFTKPLASQTLKYVCEEKNIKIMPDFALSHVDNEKKRIVSHDKREIDFDLLVSIPTMKGAQFIIDSEMGDPLGWVPTDNHTLQSKNFQDIFVIGDATNVPTSKAGSVAHFESEILIENILRYLDGLEPLPKFDGHSNCFIESGFGKALLIDFNYTQEPLPGKFPLPGAGPFTLLKETKMNHYGKMMFRWAYWHLLLKGKDLPVSPFMTMAGKEMPTSVTA, from the coding sequence ATGAGGAAAATCGTCATTCTCGGAGCCGGGACCGCCGGCACAATGATGGCCAACCGGCTGTGCGAGAACCTGCGCACGGAAATCGACCAGAACAAGATCAGCGTGACCATTGTCGATGAGGACCGCGTCCATCTCTACCAACCCGGTTTGCTGTTTCTCCCCTTCAGCATGTATCGGTCCAAGGAGGACGTACTTAAGCCTCGGGACGTATTTCTGCCCTCCGAGGCCAAATTCATCGTCTCCAAGATCGAAAAGGTGGACCCTGATGCCAAGAAGGTGGTAATGAAGAAGGGCACCATTGACTACGACCTGCTGATCATTGCCAGCGGTTCGCGCTGTGATCCCACGGAAAACGAAGGGTTGCTCGGTCCGAATTGGCAAAAATCCATCTTCGACTTCTACACCCTGGACGGTGCCTTGAAGCTGCAGCAGGCCATGCGCTCCTTCAAGGGCGGCAGGATCGTGCTCAACGTGGCCGAGATGCCGGTGAAATGTCCGGTGGCCCCTCCGGAATTCGTGATGCTCGCGGACTGGTTTTTCCATGAGCGGGGCATCCGGGACAAGGTGGAAATCACCTTTGCCACGCCCTTGAGCGGTCCGTTCACCAAGCCTCTGGCCTCCCAGACCCTGAAATACGTCTGCGAAGAAAAAAACATCAAGATCATGCCGGATTTCGCCCTGAGCCACGTGGACAACGAGAAAAAGCGCATCGTCTCCCACGACAAGCGGGAGATCGACTTCGACCTGCTGGTCTCCATCCCGACCATGAAGGGCGCGCAGTTCATCATCGATTCGGAGATGGGCGATCCCCTGGGCTGGGTGCCCACGGACAACCACACGCTGCAGAGCAAGAACTTTCAGGATATCTTCGTCATCGGCGACGCCACCAATGTGCCCACGTCCAAGGCCGGCTCCGTGGCCCACTTTGAAAGCGAAATCCTGATCGAAAACATCCTGCGCTACCTGGACGGTCTGGAACCCCTGCCCAAGTTTGATGGGCATTCCAATTGCTTCATCGAGTCCGGATTCGGCAAGGCCCTGCTTATCGACTTCAATTATACACAGGAACCATTGCCCGGGAAATTCCCCCTGCCCGGGGCCGGGCCTTTCACCCTGCTTAAGGAGACCAAGATGAACCACTACGGCAAGATGATGTTCCGGTGGGCCTACTGGCATCTCCTGCTCAAGGGCAAAGATCTTCCGGTTTCCCCATTCATGACCATGGCCGGCAAGGAAATGCCGACCTCGGTCACGGCTTAG
- a CDS encoding helix-turn-helix transcriptional regulator, producing the protein MRHRHEFRSKIFKALGHPSRILLVDALLGGEKCVCDLRELVGADISTVSKHLSVLKEAGVVGYEKRGANVYYSLRMECVRGFLACVDRFNALRVEEHACVLCGERKNQR; encoded by the coding sequence ATGCGACACAGACACGAATTCCGATCCAAGATTTTCAAGGCGTTGGGCCACCCCAGTCGAATTCTCCTGGTGGACGCCTTGCTTGGTGGAGAAAAGTGCGTATGCGATCTTCGCGAACTGGTTGGAGCCGACATCTCTACCGTGTCCAAGCATTTGTCCGTGCTGAAGGAGGCCGGCGTGGTGGGCTACGAAAAACGTGGGGCCAATGTGTATTATTCTTTACGCATGGAATGCGTACGTGGCTTTCTGGCCTGCGTGGACCGCTTCAATGCTCTCAGAGTCGAGGAACACGCTTGCGTGCTTTGCGGGGAGCGGAAGAACCAGCGTTGA
- a CDS encoding thioredoxin family protein, whose amino-acid sequence MNIKVLGPGCAKCSEVERIVREAVAESGKAVEVEKVTDMQEFMKYGVFSTPAVVVDEEVKAMGKVPSKKDVLGWING is encoded by the coding sequence ATGAACATCAAAGTATTGGGACCAGGTTGCGCCAAGTGCTCGGAAGTGGAACGGATCGTCAGGGAAGCCGTGGCCGAGTCCGGCAAGGCCGTTGAGGTGGAGAAGGTCACGGATATGCAGGAATTCATGAAGTACGGCGTATTCAGCACACCGGCCGTGGTGGTGGACGAAGAGGTCAAGGCCATGGGCAAAGTGCCGAGCAAGAAGGACGTGCTGGGCTGGATCAACGGATAA